The following are encoded together in the uncultured Sphaerochaeta sp. genome:
- the hemW gene encoding radical SAM family heme chaperone HemW, with product MLTLGANNPKALYLHIPFCITCCSYCAFYSEPKASWIGSQEEYVTRLEQEIKGVIQELGGFETIFIGGGNPGSLTEVQLSRLLIAAKSTHCSEVTIEMNPETFSESYFPLFEKKLVTRLSMGIQSMDDSVLHQLGRNAKTEDNFRAIALAKKAHGLYDIDLSFDLMAALPGQSIEMALQDIDTIVSLSDPEHISLYCLTVEEGTELARRVSERELKVWDDDGQMELLERLWNRLGQLGYEHYEVSNFARNGRYCKHNLVYWNLDTYLGLGSSAASFLQSDSHSWHYCQKEDLHAFAEGTLFGGYEIEKLGSDQLIEEYLMMALRTNRGIEKNLFKARFSLDFDLLFSKTIANLDPLWYKDTNYIFILSKVGWLVLDEIILRLALQIPQPLDRH from the coding sequence GTGCTCACGTTAGGTGCAAACAATCCAAAAGCCCTGTATCTCCATATCCCTTTTTGTATCACCTGTTGCTCGTATTGTGCATTTTACAGTGAGCCAAAGGCCTCTTGGATAGGGTCCCAAGAGGAGTATGTTACACGCCTTGAGCAAGAGATTAAGGGTGTCATTCAAGAACTTGGTGGATTTGAAACGATCTTTATCGGTGGAGGCAACCCTGGTTCCCTTACCGAAGTGCAGTTATCCCGCTTGCTTATTGCAGCAAAGAGCACCCATTGTAGTGAAGTTACCATCGAGATGAATCCTGAGACGTTTTCTGAATCTTATTTTCCTCTATTCGAAAAAAAACTCGTCACACGGTTAAGTATGGGCATCCAGAGCATGGATGATTCAGTGCTTCATCAACTGGGTAGGAACGCAAAGACAGAAGATAACTTCAGGGCAATTGCCCTCGCCAAGAAAGCCCATGGCCTCTACGATATTGATCTTTCTTTTGATCTGATGGCAGCCCTTCCCGGTCAAAGTATCGAGATGGCACTACAGGATATTGACACCATAGTCTCCCTCAGTGATCCAGAGCATATCAGCCTCTACTGCCTGACTGTAGAGGAGGGGACTGAGCTTGCAAGAAGAGTCTCAGAGCGCGAGCTGAAAGTGTGGGATGATGATGGCCAAATGGAATTGCTGGAAAGATTGTGGAATCGACTTGGCCAATTGGGGTATGAACACTATGAGGTGTCGAACTTCGCAAGAAATGGACGATATTGCAAACACAACCTTGTGTATTGGAACCTGGATACCTATCTAGGATTGGGAAGCAGCGCTGCTTCATTCCTGCAATCAGATAGCCATTCATGGCATTACTGTCAGAAGGAAGACCTTCATGCCTTTGCTGAAGGAACATTGTTCGGTGGGTATGAAATTGAGAAGCTTGGCAGTGACCAACTAATCGAAGAATACTTGATGATGGCACTCCGCACAAACCGTGGGATCGAAAAGAACCTTTTCAAAGCACGCTTTTCCCTTGATTTTGATTTGCTATTCTCAAAAACCATTGCAAATCTCGATCCTCTCTGGTACAAAGATACCAATTATATATTTATATTATCTAAAGTTGGATGGTTGGTTCTTGATGAGATTATCTTAAGGCTCGCTCTCCAAATTCCGCAACCCCTTGACCGCCACTAG
- a CDS encoding YebC/PmpR family DNA-binding transcriptional regulator, whose translation MSGHSKWATIKHKKGAADAKRGQKFTKLIKEISVAAKMGGADPDSNARLRTAILKARAENMPKDNIDRAIKKGSGELENSTYYELTYEGYAVGGVALIIDTLTDNKNRTASDVRSTLTKNGGTLGNSGCVSYMFQTKGIITYDSSKYTEEQIFEVALENGADDVTTSDEVIEVITTPSDFANVLEAMQAAGFEQESAEVEKVADQTVTLDTEKARKVLKIIDKLEELDDVQQVSSNLELPDDFEDSDEE comes from the coding sequence ATGTCCGGCCATAGTAAATGGGCTACCATTAAACACAAGAAGGGTGCTGCTGACGCAAAACGCGGCCAGAAGTTCACGAAGCTGATCAAAGAAATTTCCGTTGCTGCCAAGATGGGTGGCGCTGACCCTGACTCCAATGCACGGCTTCGAACTGCTATTCTCAAGGCACGTGCAGAGAATATGCCCAAGGACAATATTGACAGGGCAATCAAGAAAGGTTCAGGTGAGTTGGAAAACTCCACCTACTATGAACTGACCTATGAAGGATATGCAGTTGGTGGTGTTGCGCTTATTATTGACACCCTTACCGACAACAAGAACCGTACAGCAAGTGATGTACGTTCCACGCTTACAAAGAACGGCGGAACACTGGGCAACAGCGGTTGTGTATCGTATATGTTCCAGACCAAAGGTATCATAACCTACGATTCATCCAAGTACACTGAAGAACAAATTTTCGAAGTGGCATTGGAGAATGGCGCTGACGATGTAACGACTTCAGATGAAGTAATTGAAGTAATTACTACTCCAAGTGACTTTGCAAACGTCCTTGAGGCCATGCAGGCTGCTGGATTTGAGCAAGAAAGTGCCGAGGTAGAGAAAGTTGCAGACCAGACGGTCACACTTGACACAGAGAAAGCCCGTAAAGTACTCAAGATCATCGATAAGCTTGAAGAGTTGGATGATGTCCAGCAAGTCTCTTCTAACCTGGAATTGCCCGATGATTTTGAGGATAGCGACGAAGAATAA
- the ruvC gene encoding crossover junction endodeoxyribonuclease RuvC, whose translation MRILGIDPGYAQTGWGVVESDGQHNRPVSFGVIKTSTSQPDSQRIHFIAKSVGQLAEDHHVDVCAMEDIFFTKNVSSAIPVAKVIGACIHQMGLQELPVKLYSPPTIKSVVTGFGGAEKHQVQEMVRILLGFETIPRPDHAADALAVAICFAVYDFSRIRMKLP comes from the coding sequence ATGCGAATCCTAGGAATTGATCCAGGATATGCACAGACAGGCTGGGGTGTTGTCGAATCAGATGGGCAGCATAACCGGCCTGTTTCTTTTGGTGTCATCAAAACCAGTACTTCACAACCAGACAGCCAAAGGATACACTTTATAGCGAAGTCGGTTGGACAGTTGGCTGAAGACCACCATGTGGATGTTTGTGCCATGGAAGACATATTTTTTACCAAGAATGTCAGTTCTGCCATCCCGGTTGCAAAGGTGATTGGAGCCTGTATACATCAGATGGGATTGCAAGAGCTCCCGGTCAAGTTGTACAGCCCTCCCACCATCAAGAGTGTTGTGACGGGTTTTGGCGGTGCGGAAAAACATCAGGTTCAGGAGATGGTTCGTATCTTGCTGGGTTTTGAGACCATTCCCCGTCCTGATCACGCTGCAGATGCCTTGGCTGTCGCAATCTGCTTTGCTGTCTATGATTTTTCGAGAATAAGGATGAAATTGCCATGA
- the ruvA gene encoding Holliday junction branch migration protein RuvA: MINALIGDIISIEEGTLFLRCGHIEYTLSVSSQTASTFSNLSLEARRGVRVMTVLVHREDSMSLFGFSDADEREAFLQLQTVSGIGSKQALKILSGINVRNLAEALDSGNLKLLSSIPGIGPKTGQKMILALRNVLVLDEDKGRSQSGTRKQAHHPYSDIINALVDMGYDRRLVEETVDKVTENQASELDKMSHHDAEEHLFRLSIKLLG, translated from the coding sequence ATGATCAATGCACTGATTGGAGATATCATATCCATAGAAGAAGGAACCCTTTTCTTACGATGTGGCCATATCGAGTATACGCTTTCGGTTTCCAGCCAGACTGCCAGCACATTCAGCAATCTCTCGCTTGAAGCACGTAGGGGAGTTAGAGTCATGACCGTGCTGGTTCATAGAGAGGACAGCATGTCACTTTTCGGCTTCTCTGATGCAGATGAGCGGGAAGCTTTTCTTCAGTTACAGACAGTATCGGGAATCGGATCAAAACAGGCGCTCAAGATTCTCAGTGGTATCAACGTTCGAAACCTTGCTGAGGCATTGGATAGTGGGAACCTGAAGTTGCTCTCATCGATTCCAGGGATTGGTCCGAAAACAGGACAAAAGATGATCCTTGCCCTGAGAAATGTACTGGTATTGGATGAGGATAAAGGAAGAAGCCAGAGTGGAACGAGAAAACAGGCACATCACCCTTACAGTGACATTATCAATGCACTTGTAGATATGGGGTATGATCGTCGTCTTGTAGAGGAAACCGTGGACAAGGTTACTGAGAACCAAGCTTCTGAGCTCGATAAGATGAGTCACCATGATGCCGAGGAACACCTGTTCCGTTTAAGCATCAAGCTGCTCGGATAA
- the ruvB gene encoding Holliday junction branch migration DNA helicase RuvB, giving the protein METNQPDLHELIQNSVTSSSFQEEGDRQENILRPKLLKDFQGQQRLKDNLAVFVQAARERKESLDHTFLIGPPGLGKTTLASIIANEMEAEIRMTSAPALEKPKDLAGILTNVTEGSIFFIDEIHRLKPALEEMLYIAMEDFEIDWVIGQGPSARTMRIPLPRFTLVGATTKAGSVSSPLSSRFGITCHIEFYNEKELAHIIRRSAQIMDVHIEEEAIILLARCSRGTPRIANRLLRRLRDFAAVMGDGIVTTAVVDHGMERLGIDTNGLEMQDRNILRTIIEFYDGGPVGAETLSISVGEAIESLEDFYEPYLIQKGYLKRTPRGRMTTKLAYELLGIPCKRNMDDNQGILF; this is encoded by the coding sequence ATGGAAACCAATCAACCGGATTTACACGAACTGATACAAAACTCCGTGACTTCTTCTTCCTTCCAGGAAGAGGGGGATAGACAGGAAAATATTCTTCGCCCAAAGCTGCTGAAGGATTTTCAGGGACAACAACGGCTCAAGGATAACCTTGCAGTTTTTGTGCAAGCAGCACGGGAAAGAAAGGAGTCCTTGGACCATACGTTCCTTATCGGCCCCCCAGGACTGGGGAAGACCACCCTTGCAAGCATCATTGCCAATGAGATGGAAGCAGAGATTCGAATGACCAGCGCACCTGCCTTGGAAAAACCAAAGGATCTTGCTGGTATACTTACCAATGTCACCGAAGGATCTATTTTCTTTATTGATGAAATTCATCGACTCAAGCCTGCGCTTGAAGAAATGCTGTATATTGCCATGGAAGATTTTGAGATCGACTGGGTAATCGGTCAAGGACCTTCAGCCCGGACGATGCGTATTCCCCTTCCTAGGTTTACCTTGGTTGGGGCTACCACCAAAGCAGGTTCCGTTTCCAGCCCTCTCTCCTCACGATTCGGTATTACCTGTCATATCGAGTTCTACAATGAGAAAGAACTGGCACATATCATCAGGCGGTCTGCCCAGATCATGGATGTGCATATAGAGGAGGAGGCAATCATTCTCCTTGCTCGCTGTAGTAGGGGAACACCCCGTATAGCCAATCGTCTCTTGAGAAGATTGAGGGATTTTGCGGCTGTTATGGGTGATGGTATTGTCACCACTGCCGTGGTAGACCATGGAATGGAACGACTCGGGATTGATACCAATGGGCTTGAAATGCAGGATCGCAACATATTGCGGACCATCATAGAATTCTATGATGGGGGGCCTGTAGGCGCCGAGACCTTAAGTATCAGCGTAGGTGAAGCAATAGAATCCCTTGAGGATTTCTATGAACCATACCTGATCCAGAAAGGATATTTGAAACGAACACCGCGTGGCCGTATGACCACTAAACTTGCCTATGAATTGCTGGGTATACCCTGCAAAAGGAATATGGATGACAATCAAGGAATTCTCTTTTGA